One genomic window of Mustela lutreola isolate mMusLut2 chromosome 14, mMusLut2.pri, whole genome shotgun sequence includes the following:
- the LOC131814578 gene encoding small ribosomal subunit protein eS24-like, with translation MVIDVLYPGKATVPKTEIQEKLAKMYKTTPDVIFVFGFRIHFGGGRATGFGMIYDSLDYAKKNEPKDRRARHGLYEKKKTSRKQRKKMPRTE, from the coding sequence ATGGTTATTGATGTCCTTTATCCTGGAAAGGCAACAGTACCTAAGACAGAAATTCAGGAAAAATTAGCCAAAATGTACAAGACCACACCAGATGTTATATTTGTATTTGGATTCAGAATCCATTTTGGTGGTGGTAGGGCAACTGGCTTTGGCATGATTTATGACTCCCTGgattatgcaaagaaaaatgaacccaaagaCAGACGTGCAAGACATGGTCTctatgagaagaaaaagacctcAAGGAAACAGCGAAAAAAAATGCcaagaacagaatga